One window from the genome of Populus alba chromosome 15, ASM523922v2, whole genome shotgun sequence encodes:
- the LOC118056330 gene encoding 21 kDa protein, giving the protein MASSAVSKQSFCRSLAIFSTTLAFFCVAKTCFAGNFEPQVESGDDFIKTSCGVTRYPDLCYKKLSAYADTIQDNPTQLANVSLSETLKNAESTLIMVQKLLKKRKLRPREAGAIKECVETMKDSVDELQRSMVAMSDLEGPDFDMEMSNIQSWVSAALTDEDTCMDGFQDNSIDGKVKDTIRSYIVTVAQLTSIALALINSIH; this is encoded by the coding sequence ATGGCATCTTCAGCAGTTTCAAAGCAATCCTTTTGCCGTAGCCTTGCCATCTTTAGTACCACCCTAGCATTCTTTTGTGTAGCGAAAACTTGCTTCGCTGGAAATTTTGAGCCTCAGGTTGAGTCTGgtgatgattttattaaaacctCGTGTGGGGTTACGAGGTATCCAGACTTGTGTTACAAGAAACTCTCAGCTTATGCTGATACCATTCAAGATAATCCTACACAATTAGCCAACGTTTCACTGTCAGAGACCCTAAAAAACGCAGAGTCCACGTTAATCATGGTGCAGAAGCTATTGAAAAAACGCAAGTTAAGGCCTAGAGAAGCTGGCGCCATAAAGGAATGCGTCGAAACCATGAAAGACTCGGTCGATGAACTTCAGAGGTCAATGGTAGCAATGAGCGATCTTGAAGGCCCAGATTTTGATATGGAAATGAGCAACATACAATCATGGGTAAGTGCTGCCTTGACGGACGAAGATACCTGTATGGATGGCTTTCAAGATAATTCCATAGATGGGAAGGTCAAGGATACTATAAGGAGCTATATTGTGACAGTTGCTCAGTTAACTAGCATTGCCTTAGCTCTCATTAACAGTATTCATTAA